A window of the Eremothecium cymbalariae DBVPG#7215 chromosome 5, complete sequence genome harbors these coding sequences:
- the PAN3 gene encoding PAN-complex poly(A)-binding subunit PAN3 (similar to Ashbya gossypii ACR172W), with protein sequence MMTNKAKSDWAKDTPCKNITIYGYCKYENDGCIFNHGKPSSTTPSNQVAASHVVPTTGVSAPLGTISINNPAKSTFNAKTATSFTPSLAIPDFNSIQSFTPERVISSPAAGEINNSAYTTSYNPYGSNSFNPSANASGSASAAFPVPPSGNNQIPPPPPPPPPAPPASRPGPVGGPGYIPTIAGTTFPTVYPPSHSILQYHLYAPDPPPHLQVPLKANERTPETLFIPNKIREQFVKRNLSALQVFPSGGNLPDIVGDYFGLVPLEFHNRQQNKERYFGHQNSLYKVFSNFDGKVYILRRIHDVKMVDVTQVSIPFRKWQKVTGSNVVKLKDAFTTRAFGDSSLCVVHDYYAQSSSLYEAHVSSYTVSPVTQEYLWSYLAQLTNALHEAHTHDLAMNTINLEKVIVTGDPGRIKVGDCGIYDILAFDENRDIAWEQQRDYKALGTVLLSLTHKMLGTKDQQLELMEIDPVFKNVLSYLLCDQHKSIQEFTALFSYKMLSVIGSFQNYSEFIEQQLSRELENGRLFRIMCKLNFIFGRMESSVDINWSESGDKFPIILFYDYVFHQVDENGKSIMDLTHVLRCLNKLDTGVSEKIILVTPDEMNCIVISYKELKDSIDSTFRSMTQ encoded by the coding sequence atgatgacgaacAAAGCCAAGAGTGATTGGGCCAAGGACACGCCTTGCAAAAACATCACGATATATGGTTATTGTAAATACGAGAACGACGGGTGTATCTTTAATCATGGAAAAccatcatcaacaacccCCTCCAACCAAGTCGCAGCATCCCATGTGGTTCCTACAACTGGTGTTTCAGCTCCCCTAGGGACAATATCGATAAACAATCCTGCTAAATCAACTTTCAATGCGAAGACAGCTACTAGTTTTACTCCTTCGTTGGCTATTCCTGATTTCAATAGTATCCAGAGCTTCACGCCAGAACGGGTCATCTCTTCTCCAGCAGCTGGCGAAATAAATAACTCAGCTTATACTACCAGCTATAACCCTTATGGTTCGAACAGTTTCAATCCATCAGCCAATGCGTCAGGATCAGCTTCTGCAGCGTTCCCAGTTCCACCTTCAGGAAACAATCAGATTCCACCacctcctcctcctccccCACCTGCACCCCCAGCGTCAAGACCAGGTCCTGTGGGTGGGCCTGGTTATATCCCAACCATTGCGGGAACTACCTTTCCAACGGTTTATCCACCATCCCATTCGATTCTCCAGTATCATCTATACGCTCCGGACCCGCCTCCTCATCTGCAGGTACCGTTGAAGGCAAATGAGCGAACACCGGAAACGCTTTTCATTCCAAATAAGATACGGGAGCAGTTTGTGAAACGCAATTTATCTGCCCTTCAAGTTTTCCCATCTGGTGGCAATTTACCAGACATCGTTGGCGATTATTTTGGACTTGTACCTCTCGAATTCCACAACAGACAGCAAAACAAGGAGCGCTATTTTGGCCATCAAAACTCTTTATACAAGGTATTCTCTAATTTTGATGGTAAGGTATACATACTCCGTCGTATCCATGATGTAAAGATGGTTGACGTCACTCAAGTTTCTATTCCTTTCAGAAAATGGCAAAAAGTAACTGGTTCTAATGTTGTTAAGTTGAAGGACGCTTTCACTACAAGAGCTTTTGGAGACTCATCATTATGTGTCGTCCATGACTACTATGCCCAATCTAGTTCACTCTATGAAGCACACGTATCCAGTTATACCGTTAGCCCAGTTACTCAAGAGTATCTCTGGAGTTACCTGGCTCAATTGACTAACGCATTACACGAGGCCCATACTCACGATCTCGCGATGAATACCATAAATCTAGAAAAAGTGATCGTTACGGGCGACCCTGGTCGTATCAAAGTGGGCGACTGTGGAATATACGATATTCTAGCATTCGACGAAAACCGTGACATTGCATGGGAACAGCAAAGGGACTATAAGGCCCTAGGTACCGTACTACTAAGCCTAACCCATAAGATGCTTGGAACTAAGGACCAGCAGCTAGAACTTATGGAGATCGACCCAGTGTTTAAAAATGTCCTATCCTATCTATTGTGCGATCAGCACAAGTCCATCCAAGAGTTTACAGCTCTTTTCAGCTACAAAATGCTCAGTGTCATCGGTTCCTTTCAGAACTATTCAGAATTTATCGAGCAACAGCTGTCCAGAGAATTAGAAAACGGTCGCCTATTTAGAATCATGTGCAAATTGAACTTCATTTTCGGGAGAATGGAGTCAAGCGTCGACATAAACTGGTCTGAATCAGGTGACAAGTTCCCCATAATTCTATTCTACGACTACGTATTCCACCAAGTCGATGAGAATGGCAAGTCCATCATGGATCTGACTCACGTACTTCGTTGTCTAAATAAACTTGATACTGGAGTTTCCGAAAAGATTATTCTTGTTACACCAGATGAGATGAACTGCATTGTTATTAGCTACAAAGAGTTGAAAGATTCCATTGACTCTACCTTCAGGTCCATGACGCAATAG
- the RTT102 gene encoding Rtt102p (similar to Ashbya gossypii AGL331C) produces the protein MGIIDRVGRLSGYPGEIKHWRYDWYTPLKNADDDNNPESYGFQYKCWLLDSYDEYNEHIVEDDHDDIFDIDVFNRMKKTTEVSNSTQGNNNTINTGNSGLTMDDIRGAVGGGEAIPGLSGSDTIAKKEIEEKSKSEPSEAPEDTEVPEDTEVPEDTEIPEDTEAPEDTSGVVTDRSKDGEDNSLSTRKIDDSIEEAKDFDGDVKMD, from the coding sequence ATGGGGATCATTGATAGGGTTGGCAGGCTTTCAGGGTATCCTGGAGAAATCAAGCATTGGAGATATGACTGGTATACTCCCCTGAAGAACGCTGATGATGACAACAACCCTGAAAGCTACGGTTTTCAATACAAATGTTGGTTGCTAGACTCGTATGACGAATATAATGAGCATATAGTTGAAGATGATCATGACGATATTTTCGATATAGATGTCTTTAATCGTATGAAGAAGACCACAGAAGTTAGTAATTCGACGCAGGGTAACAACAATACAATCAATACAGGAAATTCTGGTTTGACGATGGATGACATTAGAGGCGCTGTGGGAGGTGGAGAGGCTATTCCAGGATTGTCGGGTTCAGATACTATTGCAAAGAAGGAGATAGAGGAGAAGTCAAAATCAGAGCCTTCTGAAGCCCCAGAGGATACGGAAGTTCCAGAGGATACGGAAGTTCCAGAGGATACGGAAATTCCAGAGGATACGGAGGCTCCAGAGGACACTTCAGGTGTTGTTACTGATAGGTCTAAGGATGGGGAGGATAATTCCCTTTCTACTAGAAAAATAGAtgattcaattgaagaGGCTAAGGATTTCGATGGCGATGTTAAGATGGATTAG
- the PRC1 gene encoding carboxypeptidase C PRC1 (similar to Ashbya gossypii AGL328C) has translation MRGQVLLPVLGAIGGVVEAMRVQKAFESNEMFQKAVNSLGISQKDVDAIPENLKEVWSEMSNLFPEDTAKLQFVSKPRSNVRTRDDWDFHVTSKKVESYKLRARALKDPAKLGIDPGVKQYSGYLDVEEGDKHFFFYFLESRNDPKNDPVVLWLNGGPGCSSLTGLFFELGPSSVGKDLKPIKNPYSWNNNASVIFLDQPVNAGYSYSSSAVSNTVAASKDVYAFLQLFFEQFPEYQSGQEFHIAGESYAGHYIPAFASEILSHPVEKRSFELSSVLIGNGLTDPLTQYGYYEPMACGRGDAPAVLNDEECSTMNNTLPRCLNLIRTCYSLQNVWSCVPASVYCNNVQLNPFQQSGTNVYDVRKPCEGELCYGDLKYMSQYLNLPEVKEALGAEVDNFESCNFDINRNFLLNGDWMKPYHHHVSELLDKDLPVLIYAGDKDFICNWLGNQAWTNILPWKYSNEFLGSPIRKWDGPSGEQAGEVKNFKHFTYLRVFDAGHMVPYDVPENALSMLNTWLSGDHSF, from the coding sequence ATGAGAGGCCAGGTTTTGTTGCCTGTATTAGGGGCCATTGGGGGGGTTGTAGAAGCTATGCGGGTGCAGAAGGCTTTTGAGAGTAACGAGATGTTTCAGAAAGCCGTTAACTCCTTGGGGATTAGCCAAAAGGATGTTGACGCTATCCCtgaaaatttgaaggagGTTTGGTCAGAGATGTCTAATTTGTTTCCTGAGGATACGGCGAAGTTGCAGTTTGTGTCAAAGCCCCGGTCCAACGTACGTACGCGAGACGACTGGGATTTCCACGTGACTTCTAAGAAAGTTGAGAGTTACAAGTTGAGGGCTCGTGCTTTGAAGGACCCTGCCAAGTTGGGTATAGACCCAGGGGTGAAGCAGTATTCGGGGTACTTGGATGTTGAAGAGGGCGATAAGCACTTTTTCTTCTACTTTCTTGAGTCACGCAATGACCCCAAGAACGATCCTGTTGTTTTGTGGTTGAACGGTGGCCCCGGGTGTTCGTCTTTGACTGgattgttttttgaattggGACCTTCGTCTGTTGGTAAAGACCTAAAGCCTATTAAAAATCCTTATTCTTGGAATAACAATGCATCTGTGATTTTCTTGGATCAGCCTGTTAATGCTGGATATTCGTATTCGTCTTCCGCTGTGTCGAACACTGTGGCTGCCTCTAAGGATGTATATGCATTCTTGCAGTTATTCTTTGAGCAGTTCCCTGAATATCAATCTGGGCAGGAGTTCCACATCGCCGGTGAGTCTTATGCAGGCCACTATATCCCCGCATTCGCATCCGAGATCTTGTCTCATCCAGTTGAGAAACGTTCATTTGAATTGTCTTCGGTACTTATTGGTAACGGTCTAACAGATCCCTTAACTCAGTATGGATACTACGAACCTATGGCTTGCGGTAGAGGTGATGCACCTGCGGTTTTGAATGACGAAGAGTGCAGTACGATGAACAACACGTTACCACGTTGCTTAAACCTCATTCGTACTTGTTACAGTCTGCAGAATGTATGGTCTTGTGTTCCCGCATCTGTTTACTGTAACAACGTTCAATTGAACCCATTCCAGCAGTCTGGTACAAATGTCTACGATGTCAGAAAGCCTTGTGAGGGCGAGCTATGCTACGGCGACTTGAAATACATGTCTCAGTACTTGAACTTGCCTGAGGTTAAAGAAGCCCTTGGAGCTGAGGTTGACAATTTCGAGTCCTGTAATTTTGACATCAATAGGAACTTTTTGTTGAATGGTGACTGGATGAAGCCTTATCACCATCATGTCTCCGAATTGTTAGACAAAGATTTGCCTGTCTTGATCTACGCCGGTGATAAGGACTTTATCTGCAACTGGTTAGGGAACCAAGCGTGGACTAATATTCTCCCATGGAAATATTCCAACGAATTCCTTGGATCTCCTATCCGTAAATGGGATGGTCCATCTGGAGAACAGGCCGGTGAAGTTAAGAATTTCAAACACTTTACCTACTTGAGAGTCTTTGACGCTGGACACATGGTCCCATATGATGTTCCAGAAAATGCCTTGAGTATGCTAAACACATGGCTTTCGGGGGATCACTCTTTTTAG
- the TAF1 gene encoding histone acetyltransferase (similar to Ashbya gossypii AGL330W): protein MRSALNGKSKSESDSLKDLSKEDEAYDAIFNGEFGTLEITNYIGSQGQDGETEHLPDAIDFEDEDELADEELTEEDAPNNRQQMLGHRDEDDYLTMLEDAGVTDYQGNNALFMGVQDDTSTGFVNEHGEFNEFTDEQQRELEQRKQRERERLAKEEQMLVKSYFPQLRKGEILKMTKIAPKPVTEYQWQRNLYLVNRVIKPLIPMKIKFEVQQDTRKILKAKGRSWQTAAITQRKKNNKGIVNVTADEIYPMHEEETSKASTDDVIPEDLLVVADEWDYKKIIGEVESESEESKELSADTPLFDNKLVEDPRDWEWDESDFVEGKLNNIDFSLDMNDERLLFLKNPEIKSSGKKQVILFNEKHLLSKFNVSNDDKYKILKENYQTKIRSTISNLSIEHSLPAKRLQSPFYKVILPKDQLRHFHRYHFGKTIRPGTNIVFSKIKLRKRKRDKGKDVREIFSQSSDLTVGDSVPVFLIEYCEQRPVALSKFGMASKLINYYRKRSETDTSRPKLPVGETHVLGVQDKSPFWNFGFVEPGTIVPTLYNNMLRAPVFKHEVSRTDFLLIKSAGNGSGTRFYLRHINNLFTVGQTFPVVEIPGPNSRKVTSMGKNRLRMVVYRILNKSPEHRLLVKQVARHFPDQNDMQNRQRLKEFMKYQRDGDDHGFWKLKEGEVLLDNENVKKMISPEDVSLIESMYAGQQFQEDTDLFNFNLKLRNLEESLTPWNATKNFLNATQMRAMIQIHGAGDPTGNGEGFSFLKTSMKGGFTKSDESEQPQATGGHSYNVAQQQKAYEEEISKTWYKQAKSLSIQNPFEEMDDPDVVNKTNKRVKVHRDDEKVLRIVRKTRDENGIIQRQTTIVRDPRVIHAYLRTYEKKREEAERNLGLEELMNDNIDLVTGENDEERQLKQKKLLEEQLAKLEKSKERRQARKAAKEKSKDGKLVKVKNTTRRCATCGAIGHIRTNKSCPMYNGGVAANANASANAANATNAGNATNGTTIANVPPSAANASNTSKSLTPNTSVPPSSFDP, encoded by the coding sequence ATGCGAAGTGCTCTGAATGGTAAAAGTAAGTCTGAAAGTGACTCACTGAAAGATCTATCTAAAGAAGATGAGGCATACGATGCAATTTTCAATGGTGAATTTGGAACTCTAGAGATAACCAACTATATTGGTTCACAAGGTCAAGATGGTGAAACTGAACATCTACCAGATGctattgattttgaagacgAGGATGAATTAGCAGATGAGGAACTaactgaagaagatgcGCCCAATAATAGGCAACAAATGCTAGGGCACAGAGATGAAGACGATTATCTGACAATGCTGGAGGACGCTGGAGTTACTGATTATCAGGGAAACAACGCATTGTTTATGGGTGTGCAAGATGATACTAGTACTGGGTTTGTTAACGAGCATGGTGAGTTTAATGAATTTACTGATGAACAGCAACGTGAACTTGAGCAACGGAAGCAACGGGAGAGGGAGAGACTGGCTAAGGAGGAGCAGATGTTAGTGAAGTCATACTTTCCTCAATTGCGAAAAGGagaaattttaaagatgaCTAAGATTGCTCCTAAGCCAGTAACCGAGTACCAGTGGCAGCGAAATTTGTATTTGGTGAACAGAGTTATAAAACCTTTAATACCAATGAAGATTAAGTTTGAGGTTCAACAAGATACACGAAAAATCCTTAAAGCAAAGGGAAGGTCTTGGCAAACAGCAGCCATAACtcaaaggaagaagaacaatAAGGGTATTGTAAATGTTACAGCGGATGAAATATATCCAATGCATGAGGAGGAGACCAGCAAAGCCAGCACTGATGATGTGATTCCAGAAGATTTATTAGTCGTAGCAGATGAATGggattataaaaaaattattggTGAGGTAGAATCTGAATCCGAAGAATCTAAAGAACTGTCTGCTGATACCCCTCTATTTGACAACAAATTAGTTGAGGATCCTCGTGATTGGGAGTGGGATGAATctgattttgttgaaggtaagttgaacaatattgacttttctttagatatGAATGATGAGCGCCTACTCTTTCTGAAAAATCCAGAGATAAAAAGCAGTGGAAAGAAGCAGGTTATATTGTTTAATGAAAAGCATTTATTATCCAAGTTTAATGTTTCCAATGACGACAAATAcaagattttgaaggaaAATTATCAAACCAAGATTCGTTCAACCATATCGAATCTAAGCATAGAACATTCGCTGCCCGCAAAGAGGCTTCAATCTCCCTTCTATAAAGTTATTCTACCTAAAGACCAGTTAAGGCATTTCCACAGGTACCACTTTGGGAAAACTATACGGCCAGGTACAAATATTGTGTTTAGTAAGATCAAATTGAGGAAACGAAAGCGTGATAAGGGCAAAGATGTtagagaaatattttccCAAAGCTCTGATTTAACAGTTGGTGATAGTGTTCCTGTGTTCCTGATAGAATACTGTGAACAGCGACCAGTAGCATTATCCAAATTTGGTATGGCGAGCAAGTTAATCAATTATTACAGAAAGAGAAGTGAAACTGATACGTCTAGGCCGAAACTTCCGGTTGGTGAAACCCATGTGTTGGGCGTACAGGATAAATCGCCgttttggaattttggttttgttgaACCTGGAACAATAGTTCCAACATTGTATAATAACATGCTAAGGGCTCCTGTCTTCAAACATGAGGTATCGAGAACTGATTTTTTGCTCATCAAAAGTGCTGGTAATGGATCTGGAACTAGATTTTACTTAAGGCATATTAACAATCTATTTACTGTTGGTCAGACATTTcctgttgttgaaattCCGGGTCCAAATTCTAGAAAAGTAACCTCTATGGGTAAAAACAGGCTCCGTATGGTTGTTTATAGAATCTTGAACAAATCACCTGAACATAGACTACTTGTAAAACAGGTTGCAAGACATTTCCCCGACCAAAATGATATGCAAAATAGACAACGGTTGAAGGAATTTATGAAATATCAACGTGATGGGGATGATCATGGATTTTGGAAATTGAAGGAAGGTGAAGTATTATTAGACAATGAAAATGTTAAAAAGATGATTTCACCGGAGGATGTTTCATTAATTGAATCTATGTATGCAGGCCAACAGTTCCAGGAAGATACAGACCTGTTTAACTTTAATTTAAAGTTGCGAAATTTGGAGGAAAGCTTGACCCCATGGAATGCAACCAAAAATTTCTTAAATGCTACTCAAATGCGTGCTATGATTCAGATTCATGGCGCTGGTGATCCCACGGGCAATGGTGAAGGGTTTTCGTTTTTAAAGACGTCAATGAAGGGAGGTTTTACCAAATCTGATGAGAGTGAACAGCCTCAGGCTACTGGTGGTCATAGTTACAATGTTgctcagcagcagaagGCATATGAAGAGGAAATTAGCAAAACGTGGTACAAACAAGCAAAATCACTAAGCATTCAAAATccatttgaagaaatggaTGACCCAGATGTAGTgaacaaaaccaacaaacgAGTCAAAGTCCATCGCGATGATGAAAAGGTTTTGAGAATAGTACGCAAAACTCGAGATGAGAATggtattattcaaagaCAAACTACAATTGTTAGAGATCCTCGAGTTATCCATGCTTATCTGAGGACATacgaaaagaaaagagaaGAGGCAGAACGCAACTTAGGCTTGGAAGAGTTGATGAACGATAACATAGATCTAGTAACTGGagaaaatgatgaagaaagacaactaaaacaaaagaaattattgGAAGAACAATTAGCAAAGTTAGAGAAgtcaaaagaaagaaggcAAGCACGGAAAGCTGCTAAGGAAAAGAGCAAGGACGGTAAATTAGTaaaagttaaaaatacGACAAGACGTTGTGCAACCTGCGGTGCGATTGGGCATATTAGAACGAATAAATCGTGTCCTATGTATAACGGCGGTGTAGCTGCCAATGCCAACGCCAGTGCAAATGCTGCAAACGCTACTAACGCTGGCAACGCTACCAACGGTACCACAATTGCAAACGTCCCGCCAAGTGCCGCCAATGCTTCCAATACCAGCAAATCGCTGACTCCGAACACGAGCGTCCCCCCAAGTTCTTTTGACCCTTAg
- the RNH70 gene encoding Rnh70p (similar to Ashbya gossypii AGL332W): protein MQPFPAFSASPLTSPTKSVLQKQPRSPLNHQQCLPTPLALMTSTDSDLQKKSVRSQVAKLSISETDAAKKDLMAKISGTCALEWRDSGEPMNEPRREESTPTWAGDVTVLGSKRRRRSSAVPAQQSIAHQSLGKLRQGSSSTSSLVVPNKKKKPAKPASFKLNEKASQKPLSIKDIRDLVQYIFHDTNNTPNWATIENRASLKKVVVLFTPGLLPEDFNLPKNSTFHENFKMLQTTNLRAIDGNEQMCKQIYNLPLSAPGSKCSLFSAYNSFVNVGLTKKEKIAKLEQLNKKKITLLDLLMTIDDLLHNEYPIHLDTSGLSEEYRKVLNEKYQSEEYSGWVDTVKFGHEGSHTFAIDCEMCLSTDGYVLTRVSVVDFECNLIYDKLVKPDVPIVDYLTKYSGITEEKLKGVTTTLKDVQRDLLKIISSTDVLIGHSLQSDLNILNIRHPMVIDTSIIYEHKAGPPFKPALRYLADEYLNKQIQNDDANGHDSFEDAMTCMELTKLKIANGLTFGIGINTENLFQRLTKQGVKSMTLSDSTLRQSQQFKTSPGLETSLKCEDDEQIIQGILGNMEEGNLFVGRMRELEYAREFVKSKTEDQGIKSVEEAVKNLGVRLQKLYTACPTSTMIIVCSGNGDPRDWVKLMEEFNELNKEEKATARREREEEIQNAVLKARDAVTLLMIKQ from the coding sequence ATGCAACCATTTCCAGCTTTCTCTGCATCACCACTTACGTCCCCAACAAAATCggttcttcaaaagcaGCCTCGTTCTCCCTTGAACCATCAGCAATGCTTACCTACACCATTGGCATTAATGACATCTACAGACTCAGATCTGCAGAAGAAGTCTGTGCGATCACAGGTAGCAAAGTTGAGCATTTCGGAAACTGATGCAGCCAAGAAAGATCTAATGGCTAAGATTTCAGGTACATGCGCGCTAGAATGGCGAGATTCTGGGGAACCAATGAATGAACCTAGGAGGGAAGAATCAACACCAACATGGGCAGGTGATGTTACAGTGTTGGGTTCAAAGAGAAGGAGGAGATCAAGTGCCGTGCCTGCACAGCAGTCAATAGCACATCAGTCCCTAGGTAAGTTGCGTCAGGGAAGCTCTAGCACGTCGTCGTTGGTGGTGCccaataaaaagaaaaagccAGCAAAGCCAGCatccttcaaattgaaTGAAAAGGCTAGTCAAAAACCGTTGTCTATCAAAGACATACGTGATTTGGtccaatatatattccaCGATACGAACAACACACCCAACTGGGCTACTATAGAAAACAGAGCATCTTTAAAGAAAGTGGTGGTGTTATTTACACCTGGTCTACTACCTGAAGATTTCAACTTACCCAAGAATTCAACGTTTCAcgaaaacttcaaaatgttaCAGACTACTAACCTAAGGGCCATTGATGGCAATGAGCAGATGTGCAAGCAAATATACAATTTACCGCTATCTGCTCCAGGCTCCAAGTGTTCATTATTTTCTGCCTATAACTCTTTTGTCAATGTTGGGTTAacaaagaaggaaaaaattGCCAAGCTGGAACAACTaaataagaaaaagatTACTTTACTAGATTTGTTAATGACTATTGATGACTTGTTGCATAATGAGTACCCTATACATTTAGATACATCTGGCTTATCGGAGGAGTACAGGAAAGTCcttaatgaaaaatatcaaagtgAGGAGTACAGTGGATGGGTAGATACAGTGAAATTCGGACATGAGGGATCTCATACGTTTGCTATTGATTGTGAGATGTGTTTATCTACAGATGGATATGTTTTGACTCGTGTGAGTGTTGTAGATTTTGAGTGCAATTTGATCTATGATAAATTGGTTAAACCAGATGTACCTATCGTGGACTATCTAACGAAATACAGTGGAATAACCGAAGAAAAGCTAAAAGGTGTAACAACTACGTTAAAAGACGTGCAGAGGGATCTCCTAAAGATAATTAGCTCGACTGATGTGCTTATTGGTCACTCTTTGCAATCTGACTTGAACATATTAAATATCAGACATCCAATGGTTATTGATACTTCTATAATTTATGAACATAAGGCGGGACCTCCATTCAAACCAGCGTTAAGATATTTGGCTGATGAATACTTGAACaaacaaatccaaaatgATGACGCTAATGGGCATGATTCTTTTGAGGATGCTATGACTTGTATGGAACTTACCAAATTGAAGATAGCAAATGGATTAACATTTGGAATTGGTATAAACACTGAAAATTTATTTCAAAGACTAACAAAACAGGGAGTCAAATCAATGACTTTAAGCGATTCCACCTTACGGCAGAGCCAACAATTCAAAACCTCACCTGGGCTTGAGACTTCATTGAAGTGTGAGGATGACGAACAGATTATACAGGGAATTCTTGGAAATATGGAGGAAGGCAATTTATTTGTCGGCAGAATGAGGGAGTTAGAGTATGCGAGAGAATTCGTTAAATCAAAAACCGAGGACCAGGGAATTAAATCTGTAGAGGAAGCAGTCAAAAATTTGGGAGTTAGGTTACAAAAATTGTATACGGCATGTCCTACATCTACCATGATTATCGTTTGTTCTGGTAATGGGGACCCAAGAGATTGGGTCAAGTTAATGGAGGAATTCAATGAACtgaacaaagaagaaaaagcaACAGCTAGGAGAGAACGCGAGgaagaaattcaaaatgctGTATTAAAAGCCAGGGATGCCGTCACTTTGCTCATGATTAAGCAATAA
- the LIP1 gene encoding sphingosine N-acyltransferase subunit LIP1 (similar to Ashbya gossypii AGL329C) — protein sequence MARQTTKYANLLYYVSLALLLLGCVEYFKYSTRTNYEWFHCTPVMEPANESGSVKKLYAVGGPACDKRGEFKSIFNFITSNYDPNVESYSFCFVENTSLKSIHYPISNHDKGPAGYLAYIGYDSDKELVQHYCDGAGATVFHL from the coding sequence ATGGCTAGGCAAACTACCAAATATGCCAATTTGCTTTATTATGTTAGTTTAGCTCTTTTGCTACTCGGATGTGTCGAATATTTTAAGTACTCCACGCGTACAAACTACGAATGGTTTCACTGTACTCCTGTGATGGAACCTGCAAACGAATCGGGTAGCGTGAAAAAGCTCTATGCAGTCGGAGGTCCAGCATGCGATAAAAGAGGAGAATTTAAATCtatttttaactttattaCTTCTAATTACGATCCTAATGTTGAATCTTATTCGTTTTGTTTTGTCGAAAATACGTCTTTGAAATCCATTCACTACCCAATATCAAACCACGACAAAGGCCCTGCTGGATACTTAGCTTATATTGGTTACGATAGTGATAAAGAGCTCGTTCAGCATTACTGTGATGGAGCTGGTGCCACTGTGTTCCATTTATGA